From Woronichinia naegeliana WA131, the proteins below share one genomic window:
- a CDS encoding IS1 family transposase has translation MSTLNKSSIDLLSDIGLPQEKEEALFQKNCPHCYSEKVKIHSHYQTKGNGERKMFICQECSSCFAETYGSVIAGLETPLSEIVKVLKARMEGIGLNAAARVFGYAKTTILNWEKKLSGLQETLFLYALVNEFVKLVIEGDELYTKVGKNKEASASEGWTIVLMDRASRFIWHLKCGRKEQKLFLEAMMTVAELFERSAESLQLFTDGEKRYSQLLFNICHEVLRTGKRGRPTKVLPKGLVVRLKNKSSKRRDSEGKLKKVETPKPEHPETTEKPEEKDIHANHVEAFNSAIRRYLAAFRRRTNTYAKSVVGLQRVLDIFWMVHNFVRSHFTTREVPAVALGIIEKGLTWEDLLQIRLIS, from the coding sequence ATGTCAACATTGAATAAAAGCTCAATTGACCTCCTAAGTGATATTGGCTTACCCCAAGAGAAAGAGGAAGCCTTATTTCAGAAAAACTGCCCTCATTGCTATAGTGAAAAAGTAAAAATACATTCTCATTATCAAACGAAAGGTAACGGGGAACGTAAAATGTTCATTTGTCAAGAATGTAGTTCTTGTTTTGCTGAGACTTATGGTAGCGTAATCGCTGGCTTAGAAACCCCATTAAGTGAAATTGTAAAAGTATTAAAAGCCAGAATGGAAGGAATAGGATTAAATGCAGCAGCCCGAGTATTCGGCTACGCGAAAACAACAATATTGAATTGGGAAAAGAAATTATCAGGATTACAAGAGACATTATTTTTATACGCCTTAGTGAATGAATTTGTTAAATTAGTAATAGAAGGGGATGAACTATACACAAAAGTTGGAAAAAATAAAGAAGCAAGTGCCTCTGAGGGGTGGACAATCGTGCTCATGGACAGGGCTAGCCGCTTTATTTGGCATTTAAAATGTGGTCGAAAAGAGCAGAAATTATTTCTAGAAGCAATGATGACGGTAGCGGAATTATTTGAAAGGAGTGCAGAATCTCTCCAGTTATTTACAGATGGAGAAAAGCGATATAGTCAACTGCTATTTAATATTTGTCACGAAGTATTAAGGACTGGAAAGCGAGGTCGTCCCACCAAAGTATTACCGAAGGGTCTTGTGGTAAGACTAAAAAATAAGAGTAGTAAACGTCGAGATTCTGAGGGTAAACTAAAGAAAGTAGAAACTCCGAAACCAGAACATCCAGAGACAACAGAAAAACCAGAAGAAAAGGACATCCATGCCAACCACGTTGAGGCATTTAATAGTGCTATCCGACGCTATTTAGCCGCCTTTCGTCGTCGTACAAATACTTATGCTAAATCTGTTGTGGGATTACAGCGAGTCCTAGATATTTTCTGGATGGTTCATAACTTTGTTCGCAGCCATTTTACGACTAGAGAAGTTCCTGCTGTAGCTCTCGGTATAATTGAAAAAGGGTTAACTTGGGAGGACTTACTCCAAATTCGCCTGATTTCTTGA
- a CDS encoding GDP-L-fucose synthase: MTTLSNKRIVVTGGAGFLGKQVVDQLCQAGAEPEKITVPRSRDQDLRRWENCQAVVKEQDIIIHLAAHVGGIGLNREKPAELFYDNLMMGTQIIHAAQEAGVEKFVCVGTICAYPKFTPVPFKEEDLWNGYPEETNAPYGIAKKALLVQLESYRLQYGFNGIYLLPVNLYGPEDNFDPRSSHVIPALIRKVYEAQQRGDKTLAVWGDGSPTREFLYSTDAARGIVMGTQFYDQSDPINLGTNYEISIKDLVELICELMNFEGEIVWETDQPNGQPRRCLDTSKAKAAFEFTAQIDLRQGLKNTIDWYKNHAS; this comes from the coding sequence GTGACAACCTTAAGTAATAAACGGATTGTGGTAACAGGAGGAGCTGGCTTTTTAGGCAAACAAGTGGTTGACCAATTGTGTCAAGCAGGGGCTGAACCCGAAAAAATTACTGTGCCGCGATCGCGCGATCAGGATTTACGACGCTGGGAAAATTGTCAGGCCGTTGTTAAAGAACAGGATATTATTATCCATCTAGCAGCCCATGTCGGTGGTATTGGCCTGAATCGGGAAAAGCCAGCCGAGTTATTCTACGATAATTTAATGATGGGAACCCAGATTATCCATGCGGCCCAGGAAGCGGGTGTGGAAAAGTTTGTCTGTGTCGGGACGATCTGTGCCTATCCCAAATTTACCCCTGTTCCCTTCAAAGAAGAAGATCTCTGGAATGGTTATCCCGAAGAAACAAATGCTCCCTACGGCATTGCGAAAAAAGCTCTTTTGGTACAATTAGAGTCCTACCGCCTACAATACGGTTTTAATGGTATTTATCTGTTACCCGTTAATCTCTATGGCCCAGAAGATAATTTTGATCCCCGTAGTTCCCATGTCATTCCAGCTTTAATTCGCAAAGTTTATGAAGCACAACAACGAGGTGATAAAACCCTAGCCGTTTGGGGAGATGGCAGTCCGACCCGCGAGTTTTTATACTCAACCGATGCGGCACGGGGTATTGTGATGGGAACCCAGTTTTACGATCAGTCCGATCCGATTAATTTAGGAACCAATTATGAAATTTCTATCAAAGATCTGGTTGAATTGATCTGCGAATTAATGAATTTTGAGGGGGAAATTGTCTGGGAAACCGATCAACCGAATGGTCAACCCCGTCGTTGCTTGGATACCAGTAAGGCAAAAGCTGCCTTTGAATTTACAGCCCAAATCGATCTACGTCAAGGCTTAAAAAATACCATTGATTGGTATAAAAATCATGCTAGTTAA